Proteins from a genomic interval of Oryctolagus cuniculus chromosome 8, mOryCun1.1, whole genome shotgun sequence:
- the LOC138843576 gene encoding zinc transporter ZIP10-like yields MRRREVWGRENVSLPGFLGGGRCVVGRDPHSGQVRDVSSSSADAEPGTREPVPDVPLPTMTPSTEEADHDHDHDHNHDAEPGTREPVPDVPLPTMTPSTEEADHDHDHDHDHDHGDLMLPWSTNQCKVL; encoded by the exons atgaggcgtcgggaggtgtggggccgggagaacgtttctctgcctggtttcctaggcggaggcaggtgtgttgtcggcagagaccctcactcgggccaagtgcgtgatgtctcttcttcttccgcagacgccgagcccggcacccgggaacctgttccggacgtgccgctcccaaccatgactcccagcaccgaggaggctgaccacgaccacgaccacgaccacaaccacg acgccgagcccggcacccgggaacctgttccggacgtgccgctcccaaccatgactcccagcacggaggaggctgaccacgaccacgaccacgaccacgaccacgaccacg GTGATTTAATGCTACCCTGGAGTACGAATCAGTGTAAG GTGCTTTGA